A section of the Primulina eburnea isolate SZY01 unplaced genomic scaffold, ASM2296580v1 ctg41_ERROPOS100000, whole genome shotgun sequence genome encodes:
- the LOC140821092 gene encoding uncharacterized protein, whose protein sequence is MDISLSTAMGCIYKDPNAPVEVRVKDLLSRMTLPEKLGQMTQIERSVASPYAIKDLSIGSILSVGGSGPFENAKSLDWAEMSNNFQKLALESRLGIPLLYGTDAVHGNNNVYGATIFPHNIGLGATRDSDLARRIGAATAIEVRASGVHYTFAPCVAVCRDPRWGRSYESYGEDTQIVKNMTSIITGLQGEPPHGHPIGYPFMAGRKNVVACAKHFVGDGDTKNGINEGDTIVSYDELERIHMAPYLDCISQGVCTIMASYSSWNGEKLHSNHFLLTRILKEKLGFKGFVISDSEGLDRLSSPHGSNYRQSILSAVSAGVDMVMVPYRFQLFLEDLMHLVNSGEIPIARINDAVERILRVKFVSGLFEHSMSDESLLDAVNCESHKVIAREAVRKSLVLLKNGKDLKKPFLPLDRNAKRILVVGKHADDLGYQCGGWTATWEGKSGRITTGTTILDAIKNAVGPETEVIYEQNPSASTLIGRNYSFAIVVVGEGPYVESGGDSKDLKIHFNGAELISLVSEAIPTLIILISGRPLALEPRILEKMTALVAAWLPGSEATGIADVIFGDHEFQGRLPVTWFKNVAQIPSNAEDESYDPLFPVGFGLTSKNEVLMC, encoded by the exons ATGGATATCAGCTTATCTACTGCCATGGGCTGCATTTACAAGGACCCTAATGCTCCAGTTGAAGTTAGAGTCAAAGACCTTCTCTCTCGGATGACTCTCCCTGAAAAGCTTGGCCAAATGACGCAGATCGAACGAAGTGTAGCCTCCCCTTATGCCATCAAAGACCTCTCTATAG GTAGCATACTGAGTGTTGGTGGAAGTGGACCATTCGAGAATGCTAAATCTTTAGATTGGGCAGAAATGTCAAATaatttccagaagttggcattgGAATCTCGGCTCGGGATTCCTCTGTTGTATGGGACTGATGCTGTTCATGGTAATAACAATGTGTATGGTGCAACCATTTTTCCTCACAACATAGGCCTTGGAGCCACCAG AGATTCTGATTTGGCTCGGAGGATTGGGGCTGCTACAGCAATTGAAGTAAGGGCAAGTGGGGTTCACTATACTTTTGCTCCATGTGTTGCT GTGTGTAGGGATCCTAGATGGGGACGATCCTATGAAAGTTACGGTGAAGACACTCAAATTGTTAAAAACATGACCTCGATCATCACGGGTTTGCAAGGAGAACCACCCCATGGACATCCTATTGGTTACCCATTTATGGCTGGGAG AAAAAATGTTGTCGCATGTGCAAAGCATTTTGTAGGAGATGGTGACACCAAGAATGGTATAAACGAGGGAGATACCATAGTATCATATGATGAACTAGAGAGGATCCACATGGCTCCTTACCTTGATTGTATTTCTCAGGGAGTATGTACTATCATGGCATCCTACTCTAGCTGGAACGGAGAAAAATTACATAGTAACCATTTTCTTCTTACTCGGATCTTGAAAGAGAAGCTTGGATTTAAG GGATTTGTCATTTCTGACTCTGAAGGGCTGGACCGGCTTTCAAGTCCTCATGGATCCAACTACAGGCAGAGCATTCTGTCAGCAGTCAGTGCAGGAGTTGATATG GTGATGGTGCCTTATCGGTTTCAATTATTTCTGGAAGATTTGATGCATCTGGTGAATTCAGGTGAGATCCCAATTGCTAGAATCAATGATGCGGTTGAAAGAATTCTGAGAGTAAAGTTCGTttctggcctctttgaacattCCATGAGTGATGAATCTTTGCTCGATGCAGTTAATTGTGAG TCACACAAGGTAATAGCACGTGAAGCGGTTCGAAAGTCATTAGTTCTGTTAAAGAATGGAAAGGATCTGAAGAAACCATTTCTTCCACTGGACCGAAACGCCAAACGAATTCTTGTAGTTGGAAAGCATGCTGATGATCTGGGATATCAATGTGGGGGATGGACTGCAACATGGGAGGGGAAAAGCGGTAGAATTACGACTG GGACTACCATTTTGGATGCTATAAAAAACGCTGTTGGGCCTGAAACAGAAGTGATATACGAACAAAATCCATCTGCATCCACCTTAATTGGAAGGAATTACTCTTTCGCGATTGTGGTTGTGGGCGAAGGTCCATACGTGGAATCTGGTGGCGACAGTAAAGATCTCAAAATTCATTTCAATGGTGCCGAGCTAATAAGTCTTGTTTCTGAAGCCATTCCCACGTTAATAATCTTGATATCCGGTAGGCCTTTGGCTTTAGAACCTCGGATTTTGGAGAAGATGACTGCCCTTGTTGCTGCATGGTTACCGGGAAGTGAAGCAACCGGGATTGCTGATGTTATCTTTGGAGATCATGAGTTCCAAGGACGACTCCCGGTCACCTGGTTTAAAAATGTCGCACAAATTCCTAGTAACGCCGAAGATGAGTCATATGATCCTCTGTTTCCTGTTGGTTTCGGTTTAACAAGCAAAAATGAAGTTCTGATGTGTTAG